The Anaerobacillus sp. CMMVII region TTTACGATTTGTATCTAAAGGATGCAAATCAGGTAGATGAGGAATTAAGAACTTTATTTGATAAATGGGGTCCGCCTCTATCATTGAATGCGAATGAAGAGAGTCCACAATTAGCCGAAGCAATTAAGAGCACAGATATCAGGAAAGTAGTTTCTGCTACGAAATTAGCTGACCATATCCGTCAATTCGGGCACTTATATGCTGATTTAGATCCAATTCATAAGGAACGTAAAAAGCTGGAATTAAACTTGGCAGATTTCGAACTAACAAGAATGGATTTAGAGAAGTTACCCGCAGACATCATTTGTGCCGTTGCTCCAACGCGATTAAATAATGCTTATGAAGCAATTCTATATTTAAAAGATTGTTATACAAAAACAATAGGTTTTGAGTTAAGTCATGTTCATAAGGACAATGAAAAACAATGGTTAACTGAAAAAATTGAAACAGGTGCCCTGTATCATAATTTTTCTACCGATAAGAAATTAAACCTTCTCAAGAAGTTAACAGAAGTTGAGGAATTTGAAAACTTCCTCCAACGGACATTCGTTGGACAAAAGCGGTTTTCTGTAGAAGGGTTAGATTCTCTTATTCCAATGCTCCAGGAAGTCATTCAACAATCGGTTCAAGACGGTGTCACAAATGTAATGATTGGTATGGCACACCGTGGTAGGTTAAGTGTTCTCGCTCATGTACTAAACAAACCATATGAGAAGATTTTTGCTGAATTCCAGCAAGCGCCAAATAGAGAACTTGTTCCTTCAGAAGGTTCGACAGGAATTAACTTCGGATGGACTGGAGATGTAAAGTATCATCTAGGTGCAGATTTAGAAGTCCAAAAAAAGCTAAAGTGACATTGGCGAATAACCCAAGTCACCTAGAATTTGTTGCACCGATTGTGCAAGGCTTTACGAGAGCGGTTCAGGATGATCGTTCAACAAAAGGATATCCTGTTCAAGACACATCTAAAGCTTATTCCATTATTATACACGGTGATGCTGCGTTCCCAGGACAAGGAATTGTCTCAGAAACATTGAATTTAAGTCGCCTTAAAGGATATTCAATTGGCGGTAGTATTCATTTAATTGCAAATAATAATATTGGTTTTACGACAGATAGTAGTGACTCAAGATCTACGCTATATGCTAGTGACTTAGCTAAAGGATTTGAGGTACCAATTATTCATGTAAATGCTGATGATCCAGAAGCGTGTCTATCGGCAATTTTGTTCGCCTTTGAATATCGTAAAACGTTTAAGCAAGATTTTATCATCGATCTAATCGGTTACCGTCGTTACGGTCATAATGAAATGGATGAACCGGCAACAACTCAACCGAAAATGTATGACATTATTCGTCAGCATCCAACGGTAAAAACAATTTATAAAAATACATTAGTGAACCAAGGTCTATTAAAAGAAGACTTTAAAGAATACGAACAAGACGCAAAACAACAGCTTCAGGAAAGTTATGAAACTGTGAAGAAGCTTGGGAATGAAAAGGTGGCAAATATCAAACGATCTGGAAATGTCATTTTCCCATTCGATGATATCGAAACAAAAGCATCGAAAGAGCTTCTTAATGAGATTAACGAACAACTACTTCAATGGCCGAAAGAATTCTCAGTGTTTCCTAAGTTAGGTAACATTCTAAGTAGGAGAAAAACGGCTTTAGGTGATGAGGGTAAAATCGATTGGGGATTAGCTGAAACGTTAGCTTTTGCTACGATTTTACATGATGGAACGCCAATTAGGTTAACGGGTCAAGACTCAGAGCGCGGAACATTTGCGCAACGACACGTGGTTTTAAATGACTATAAAACAGGAAAGAAATTTTCACCACTGCATCTACTGAACACAAGCAACGCATCTTTTGCTGTTCATAATAGTCCGTTATCAGAAATGGCAGTTGTCGGCTATGATTACGGCTACAATGTCATTGCTGAAGAGACACTCGTTCTATGGGAGGCTCAATACGGTGATTTTGCGAATGGAGCCCAAGTATTATTTGACCAATTTATTGCTGCTGGAAGAGCCAAGTGGGAGCAAAAGTCTGGTTTAGTAGTGCTATTGCCACATGGATATGAGGGGCAAGGCCCAGAGCATTCTAGTGCAAGGTTGGAACGTTTCTTACAATTAGCTGCAGAGAATAACTGGACTGTTGGAAACTTAACGAGTTCTGCGCAATACTTCCATATTCTTAGAAGGCAAGCCGCGACTTTAGGAAAGGATTTTGTACGTCCGCTCGTTCTAATGACACCAAAAAGTTTACTACGTCACCGCTTAACAGCTTCTACTGGTTTGGAATTAGCAGAAGGAAAGTTCCAACCGATTATAGAGGATGAGGTTTCTACACAAACGGAAGCTGTGAAACGTCTTGTATTATGTAGCGGGAAAATTGCGATTGATCTCAAGGAGACATTAATGGAACAACCGTCTAATACTGATTGGCTTCATATTGTCAGGGTGGAGGAACTCTATCCCTTCCCGAAAGAAAAGATCAAAGAGGTTATTTCCCGTTTCCCAGCACTAGAAGAGATTGCTTGGGTTCAAGAAGAACCACAAAATATGGGGGCATGGTCATACATGAATTTAAAAATTCGTGCCGCTGCTCCTGAAAATATGAAGATTCGCTATATTGGTCGACCATACCGTTCAAGTCCAGCTGAAGGAGATCCTACAGCCCATAAATTAGAGCAAAAAAGAATTATAGCTGAAACGTTAAAGGGAGGGCATCAAGGATGATAGAAATCATTGTTCCACAACTTGCAGAATCCGTTACGGAAGGAACAATTGCCGCTTGGTTAAAACAGCCAGGAGATAGAATTAACGCTGGTGATTATATCGTTGAGCTAGAAACTGATAAAGTAAATGTTGAGATTAATGCTGAAACTTCTGGGTTCCTGAAGGAAGTGTTGAAGCAACCTGGTGATACTGTTCAGGTAGGCGAGGTCATCGCGTATATCGTTGAAAGTGAAGAAACTACTGCTAACCTTGAGCCGAAAGCTGTTGAAGAAGTTAAGGAAGTGAAAGAAGCTCCTAAGGCATTAGATGAGTTAGCTAAACAGGAAGGTAGACCGCTGGCATTCCCTGCAGCGCGAAAGCTGGCACGTGAAAAGGGGATTGACTTAGGGGCAGTTGCAACTAATGATCCGCTTGGAAGAGTTAGAAAACAGGATGTAGAGTCTTATAAAGCTCCTACACCTCAACCATCAGCTCCAGCCCCCGTAGCGAAACAAGAGGAAGCCGTGAAACCGTTGAACGTTAGTTCGTCTAAACCGGTTGAAAGAATGAAGATGTCACGACGTCGCCAAACAATTGCCAAGCGCTTAGTTGAGGCACAACAAACAGCTGCAATGTTGACGACTTATAACGAAGTTGATATGTCAGCTTTATTAGACTTACGCAAACGCCGTAAAGATCAATTTTTTGAACAAAATGGCGTGAAACTTGGCTTTATGTCATTCTTTACAAAAGCATGTATCATTGCTTTGAAAAAGTTCCCATTAGTAAACGCGGAAATTCAAGGTGACGAAATTGTTTTGAAAAAATTCTATGACATTGGTGTTGCGGTATCAACTGACGAAGGCTTAGTTGTTCCAGTTGTCAGAGAAGCAGACCGCTTAGGTTTTGCTGAAATTGAGCGTGAAATTGGTGACCTTGCGAAAAAAGCTAGAGATAATAAACTTAAGCTTGATGATCTTCAAGGTGGTACATTTACAATTACAAACGGTGGTGTATTTGGATCGTTATGGTCAACACCAATCCTTAATGCTCCTCAAGTAGGAATATTGGGGATGCACAAAATTCAAATGCGTCCTGTTGCAATTGATGATGATCATTTTGAAAATCGACCAATGATGTACCTTGCTCTATCATATGATCACCGTATTATTGATGGAAAAGAGGCAGTTGGTTTCTTAGTTAAGGTAAAAGAACTACTAGAGGACCCAGAATCACTGTTTCTAGGTTAAATATTTAAGGGGTCTGACCCCCACCGCTTTAAAGCGCTGGGGGTCAGACCCCTTTTTCCCTTTATTTCTTTTTTTAATCTAGCACTCCCAAAGTGGGGTGAATGTGGACCTCGATAGAACTTGATAGTTGATAGCGTGGGAAGTAAAGAACAATGTTGCCATCCCAGGTTGATAAATAGTAAGGTTGGTCTTTTTTTATGTTTAATTCGTCGGTGTTTACATTCTCAAATTTTTTATCGTATTTTAGCATTGTACGAATTTTTTCCTCTAGATTTTCAAGTTCCTTCTCTGAAATGAAATCGAGTAACTCCATGGCTCGCCCTTTACCCAAATCAAATGTAAGAAATGAAGACATGGCATATGGATGTGCTAATTCGTCTGAACTCCATTCAGTTCTAAACTGAATACTAATTAGCTTATCAATTTCATAGATAATCGAGCCTGTAACATTCCCATGCAAGCCTAGCTCGTTGTCATAAGAAGCGAGAACAGCCCTGTTTTGAATTAACATATTTAACTCGTCAATGCTACTACTTTCACCAATTCCTTTTAATTGTCCTTGAAAGTAAGGAATAACGACGCTAGCTCCGTTTACATCAATCAATTTCTTTTGCACAAAGTAGCGGTTCATATTTTTCATCGGGTCATAAACATATTCTCCGTTACCTGCGAGAACATATTCAAACTCTAATTGGTCACCGGAAAAATTAACGTATTGAACTGTCACAAAAAAATCGGGCTCAGCCAAACTACGTTCAACGTTGGTCACCTTCATGGTGGAAAGATCAACATTTTCTTTCACGTAAGTAAGTAGTTTCTCAACGATTTCCATTTTTTCATAGTCAGAAAAAAAGCCATGTTGTTCGATAATTCCTGCATCATTTCTTACTAAACCGTAGTGATAAGCTATGAAGACATTGGCCCCTTCTTCAGATACGCCAAAGTTAATGAGTGCCTCATGCATTTCTTTTAGAGTCGTGTTTTCACTTTTAAAATCTACGTCTGTTTCTACTTTTTCTTCTGCAATTACCGCATAGTCAGCTTTCTCGGAGGTCTTAGGAAGACTAGATTCAACTCCTGTGTTCTTATCAGATAAGAGTAGCTCGACAGGATTAATTAAGATAAGTAATAAGAGAACTGCAACCATTCCTAGCCGAAATTTCCAACTAGCCATTGATCTTCTTCGTTTTACTTCTTCAAACATCTTTTGATGTAAACTTTCTTCAAATTCTTTTCTCGGCGATATACTCGGTCGTTTTCGTAATGGTTCTAGAAAATCATCATTGGGCATCTTCATGGAACAAAAAGCCTCCTTCCGCATTTTTAGAAATGTATTTTTGTAGCTGCTTTAACGCGCGGTGGTAATCAACCTTCACTTTAGATTCCTTCCAATTCAAAATTTCGGCCGTTTCCTTTATGCTTAATTCTTTTAACCCACGTAAGATAACGACATTTCGAAAATCAGGTTTTAA contains the following coding sequences:
- the odhB gene encoding 2-oxoglutarate dehydrogenase complex dihydrolipoyllysine-residue succinyltransferase; amino-acid sequence: MIEIIVPQLAESVTEGTIAAWLKQPGDRINAGDYIVELETDKVNVEINAETSGFLKEVLKQPGDTVQVGEVIAYIVESEETTANLEPKAVEEVKEVKEAPKALDELAKQEGRPLAFPAARKLAREKGIDLGAVATNDPLGRVRKQDVESYKAPTPQPSAPAPVAKQEEAVKPLNVSSSKPVERMKMSRRRQTIAKRLVEAQQTAAMLTTYNEVDMSALLDLRKRRKDQFFEQNGVKLGFMSFFTKACIIALKKFPLVNAEIQGDEIVLKKFYDIGVAVSTDEGLVVPVVREADRLGFAEIEREIGDLAKKARDNKLKLDDLQGGTFTITNGGVFGSLWSTPILNAPQVGILGMHKIQMRPVAIDDDHFENRPMMYLALSYDHRIIDGKEAVGFLVKVKELLEDPESLFLG